One window of Cervus elaphus chromosome 2, mCerEla1.1, whole genome shotgun sequence genomic DNA carries:
- the LOC122705568 gene encoding E3 ubiquitin-protein ligase RNF113A-like, with amino-acid sequence MAEQLSPGKTTDQVCTFLFRKPGRKGGAGRRKRRICNQEPGGGAGAAGGSSSSSSSGDEGIRVVRPEKKRAIHTPMIQKTQGGGKQKGASGDRSSEEEVEEPESLGVVYKSTRSARPVGPEDMGATAVYELDTEKERDAQAIFERSRKIREELRGKEDDKIYRGMNNYQKYMGPKDTSAGSDYSGMARKGPIRAPEHLRATVRWDYQPDICKDYKETGFCGFGDSCKFLHDRSDYKHGWQIQRELDEGRYGVDEDENYEVASNEEELPFKCLICRQTFQNPVVTKCRHYFCEVCALQHFRTTPRCYVCDQQTSGVFNPAKELIAKLEKRRAAEEGGASNFPEDPDKGPIPIT; translated from the coding sequence ATGGCAGAGCAGCTTTCCCCCGGAAAGACGACGGACCAGGTGTGCACCTTTCTTTTCAGAAAGCCTGGACGAAAGGGGGGTGCAGGCCGCAGAAAACGCCGGATTTGCAACCAGGAGCCCGGCGGAGGAGCCGGCGCCgccggcggcagcagcagcagcagcagcagtggtgatGAAGGCATCAGGGTGGTTCGTCCAGAAAAGAAGCGAGCTATCCACACTCCGATGATCCAGAAGACCCAGGGCGGTGGTAAACAGAAGGGGGCTTCCGGGGACCGGAGTAGcgaggaggaagtggaggagcCCGAGAGTCTCGGCGTGGTCTATAAGTCCACTCGCTCGGCGAGACCCGTGGGGCCAGAGGACATGGGGGCGACCGCTGTGTACGAGCTAGACACGGAGAAGGAGCGTGACGCACAAGCCATCTTTGAGCGCAGCCGGAAGATCCGGGAGGAGCTGAGGGGCAAGGAAGATGATAAGATCTACCGGGGAATGAATAATTATCAGAAATACATGGGGCCCAAAGATACGTCTGCGGGCAGTGATTACTCCGGAATGGCGAGGAAGGGCCCCATCCGAGCTCCCGAGCATCTGCGTGCCACCGTGCGCTGGGATTACCAGCCCGACATTTGTAAGGACTACAAGGAGACCGGCTTTTGCGGCTTCGGAGACAGCTGCAAATTCCTCCATGACCGCTCAGATTACAAGCACGGGTGGCAGATCCAACGCGAGCTCGACGAGGGTCGCTATGGCGTCGACGAGGATGAAAACTATGAAGTGGCGAGCAATGAGGAGGAGCTACCATTCAAGTGTTTGATCTGTCGCCAGACCTTCCAAAACCCTGTGGTCACCAAGTGCAGGCATTATTTCTGCGAGGTATGTGCCCTTCAGCATTTCCGCACCACCCCGCGGTGCTACGTCTGTGACCAGCAGACCAGTGGCGTCTTCAATCCCGCGAAAGAATTGATCGCTAAACTGGAGAAGCGTCGAGCTGCAGAAGAGGGCGGTGCTTCCAATTTCCCAGAAGACCCCGATAAGGGTCCAATTCCCATTACTTAA